The proteins below are encoded in one region of Paenibacillus albus:
- a CDS encoding zinc ribbon domain-containing protein, whose translation MSVSYKNCQSCGMPIAKGDKNGTEADGAKSRKYCIHCYVGGRYTMPDMTAEQMQEFVKGKMVGMGFPRFLTGFFTRGIPKLERWQSN comes from the coding sequence GTGAGCGTAAGCTACAAGAACTGCCAGAGCTGCGGCATGCCGATTGCGAAGGGCGATAAGAACGGGACAGAAGCAGACGGTGCGAAGAGTCGCAAGTATTGTATTCATTGCTACGTGGGTGGCAGGTATACGATGCCTGACATGACGGCAGAGCAGATGCAGGAATTCGTCAAAGGGAAGATGGTCGGCATGGGCTTTCCGAGGTTTCTGACTGGCTTCTTCACCCGCGGAATTCCAAAGCTGGAGCGGTGGCAGAGCAATTGA